The following coding sequences are from one Paenibacillus stellifer window:
- a CDS encoding SWIM zinc finger family protein — protein sequence MQSTPVLDDAGWSRLIQDAAYYFDDLTLKRGFQYYKQGRVSSLQSPSAGLLTAFVDGSERYSVEMVLGAFSISSCSCPVLGPCKHMAAVLMEYAGSQGRPVPLLANAQSSAQTRMAGIGRSEAGGPAGSGPATRMEPVPPGTGRIGADEAGGYAGRRLLADSQDAPEYLSGRGVKPHLHLPVPPGGGSYAERTPGAGGASAMSGASGVSGSSGMSGMSGASGVPGSSDSGRIHVRGAAASLVERGRLIPSMNIAQWHELFGQCLSRLAGETRNPRYVDEALAAIFRIKPDLAPELEKLFALHARLHVLGTLTVRSGSGPGSFMPSLGYYTHLAVSELQDAMEGILQEELQLVQEPALHNRILDTLGLLRHEMLSAGREQAFYFRLYVLLWRKWILPSVERAPLIQDELRRLEREQDRLAGAYATAALTARGWLHLLLGEDGEALDLLREAAERTGFHPQALGSFWEFMAEAGEWERLVRWLKEASALLTGYHPQILEEYATLWEEAAARRPEAEPFMWESLTAMLPLSRDIYEKLLLSRGRLRQWMDYQLSTGKDPLDFRVRDLQPLEKEAPELLLPFYHQAVERYVAEKNRAGYKTAVKLLKRLQKLYKKRKDEERFGDFLGAFSQRHSRLRALQEELRKGKLIP from the coding sequence ATGCAATCGACACCTGTACTTGACGATGCCGGATGGAGCCGGCTGATTCAGGACGCAGCCTATTATTTCGACGATTTGACCCTGAAACGGGGATTTCAATATTACAAGCAGGGACGGGTATCCTCCCTGCAGTCGCCTTCCGCCGGTCTGCTTACAGCTTTCGTGGACGGCAGCGAGCGGTACAGCGTCGAAATGGTGCTCGGCGCCTTCTCCATCAGCAGCTGCAGCTGTCCGGTCCTTGGACCCTGCAAGCATATGGCGGCCGTGCTGATGGAGTATGCCGGATCGCAAGGCCGGCCCGTGCCGCTGCTGGCAAATGCCCAGTCTTCCGCCCAAACGCGGATGGCGGGCATCGGCCGAAGCGAGGCGGGCGGCCCTGCGGGTTCCGGACCGGCAACCCGGATGGAGCCGGTTCCGCCCGGGACAGGCCGCATTGGCGCGGACGAAGCCGGGGGATACGCCGGGCGGCGGCTGCTTGCGGATAGCCAGGATGCCCCGGAGTACTTATCCGGTAGGGGCGTGAAGCCGCATCTTCATCTACCTGTGCCCCCGGGGGGCGGCTCCTATGCGGAGCGGACACCGGGCGCGGGAGGAGCCTCCGCTATGTCCGGTGCTTCCGGTGTGTCTGGCAGCTCCGGTATGTCCGGTATGTCCGGTGCTTCCGGTGTGCCCGGCAGCTCCGATTCGGGCCGCATCCATGTACGGGGCGCCGCCGCCTCGCTTGTGGAGCGGGGACGCCTCATTCCGTCCATGAATATTGCCCAGTGGCATGAACTGTTCGGGCAGTGCCTGTCCAGGCTTGCGGGCGAGACCCGAAATCCCCGCTATGTCGATGAGGCGCTTGCCGCGATCTTCCGCATCAAGCCGGACCTTGCACCCGAGCTGGAGAAGCTCTTCGCCCTGCATGCGCGCCTGCATGTGCTGGGGACGCTGACGGTCCGCTCCGGAAGCGGCCCCGGCTCTTTCATGCCCTCGCTCGGCTACTATACTCATCTAGCAGTCTCGGAGCTGCAGGACGCCATGGAGGGCATTCTGCAGGAGGAGCTGCAGCTCGTCCAAGAGCCGGCGCTTCACAACCGGATTCTGGATACGCTCGGGCTTCTTCGCCACGAAATGCTGTCCGCAGGCAGGGAACAGGCCTTCTATTTCCGGCTGTACGTCCTGCTGTGGCGAAAATGGATTTTGCCTTCCGTGGAGAGGGCCCCCCTCATCCAGGATGAGCTGCGCCGCCTGGAACGGGAACAGGACCGGCTGGCAGGGGCGTACGCTACGGCGGCGCTGACTGCACGCGGCTGGCTGCACCTTCTGCTGGGGGAAGACGGCGAAGCTCTCGATCTGCTGAGAGAAGCGGCAGAACGCACGGGCTTTCACCCTCAGGCGCTTGGCTCCTTCTGGGAGTTCATGGCGGAAGCCGGGGAGTGGGAGCGGCTTGTGCGGTGGCTTAAGGAGGCCAGCGCCTTGCTGACCGGCTATCACCCGCAAATTCTGGAGGAATATGCCACTCTCTGGGAAGAGGCTGCCGCGCGGCGGCCCGAGGCGGAGCCCTTCATGTGGGAATCGCTGACCGCCATGCTTCCCCTCAGCAGGGACATTTACGAGAAGCTTCTGCTTAGCCGGGGACGCTTGCGGCAGTGGATGGATTATCAGCTCAGCACCGGCAAGGACCCGCTGGACTTCCGGGTGCGCGATCTCCAGCCTCTGGAGAAGGAGGCGCCCGAGCTGCTGCTGCCCTTCTATCATCAGGCCGTGGAGCGGTACGTTGCAGAGAAGAACCGGGCTGGCTACAAGACGGCGGTGAAGCTGCTGAAACGGCTGCAGAAGCTGTACAAAAAACGCAAGGACGAGGAGCGCTTCGGCGACTTCCTCGGCGCCTTCTCGCAGCGCCATAGCAGGCTGCGCGCGCTGCAAGAGGAACTGCGGAAAGGAAAGCTGATTCCATGA
- a CDS encoding sensor domain-containing diguanylate cyclase: MKSKSISPKACPGTDRTAMKALHTSVIKAAGLIAALPRALAGGLIAVLLLLTFGSGAAAAPIDQPDDSASLAGNNDLQGILRIMEDKDGSLTPEQAAAPAMDALYEPYSSSGFAGTLSKSVYWVKLDLYNDAARTRDFMLELSKPQLGKVTLYQFNDERKLSSETVTGRRLPFYDRSYIHRNFIFHLSFAPMSGEKLYFKIETDTFLQLPMKLWDTQSFLEKEQHQDLLFGVYYGIMLVMALYNIFLFISIRERTYLYYVLFILSFAVMQAVWDGFAYQFLWPDFPGWEVRANPMFITLTGLFALLFSLNFLSVPKYSPRMARIMQFFTVVLILALPAILLLSPAAGTRLAVCLSSVSILFCLGAILAVRFRIRSVFFYIFAWIVLFAGALLNILAAYKLIPLNFWSLYSIRFGSAAETVLLSLALADRFNGIRHEKTLEEKQGALLKQLHETTKRLTSTHDLDELLQFTMTSLSKITACEHGFILLEKEGGYELTAQTGAGPWYGLNAAEPESEAFLRRLIVEKQLILLSGHEDLSLPDPLARTFLGIPILYHDRMIGAVVLYSYFARRITGNERSILRDFAGQVGISMENVRLFSEINRLASIDGLTGVYNRSHFLKLARRHLAQCRNTGVPLSLIMVDIDHFKSINDRYGHLMGDKVIQETVKRLAELAQPRGIIGRYGGEEFVLVLPGVTAPQAIRLAEIMRKSIAASPVSMQGQSISYTISLGLSSLGPDTHEITSLVDQADRALYLAKESGRNSVKTL, encoded by the coding sequence ATGAAATCGAAATCGATCTCACCGAAAGCTTGTCCCGGAACTGACCGTACGGCGATGAAAGCTCTGCACACTTCCGTAATTAAGGCGGCCGGCTTGATTGCCGCCCTGCCGCGCGCGTTAGCGGGCGGCTTGATTGCGGTTCTGCTATTGCTGACATTCGGTTCCGGGGCGGCTGCAGCTCCCATCGATCAGCCCGATGATTCCGCCTCACTTGCCGGAAATAACGACCTGCAGGGCATCCTGCGCATCATGGAGGACAAGGACGGCTCGCTGACTCCCGAGCAGGCGGCCGCTCCCGCCATGGATGCCCTTTACGAGCCCTACTCTTCCAGCGGGTTCGCCGGCACCTTGAGCAAGTCCGTCTACTGGGTGAAGCTTGATCTCTACAACGATGCGGCCAGAACCAGAGACTTCATGCTGGAGCTCAGCAAGCCTCAACTCGGAAAGGTTACGCTGTATCAATTCAACGATGAGCGCAAATTATCAAGCGAGACCGTTACGGGCAGAAGACTGCCCTTCTATGACCGCAGCTATATTCACCGCAACTTTATTTTTCATCTTTCTTTCGCGCCGATGTCCGGGGAGAAGCTGTATTTCAAAATCGAGACCGACACATTCCTCCAGCTTCCCATGAAGCTGTGGGATACACAGAGCTTCCTCGAAAAAGAACAGCATCAGGACCTTCTGTTCGGCGTCTATTACGGCATCATGCTGGTCATGGCCCTATACAACATCTTCCTGTTCATTTCTATCCGGGAACGGACTTATTTGTACTATGTACTGTTTATTTTGTCTTTCGCCGTCATGCAGGCGGTCTGGGACGGCTTCGCCTACCAGTTCCTCTGGCCGGACTTCCCCGGTTGGGAGGTGAGGGCGAACCCGATGTTTATTACACTGACCGGTTTATTCGCTCTTCTGTTCTCCCTGAACTTCCTGTCCGTGCCGAAATACTCGCCGCGCATGGCGCGGATCATGCAATTCTTCACCGTTGTGCTGATATTGGCGCTTCCGGCCATATTGCTGCTGTCGCCTGCTGCCGGTACGCGTCTGGCGGTCTGTCTCTCCTCCGTCAGCATCCTTTTCTGTCTCGGGGCGATTCTCGCCGTCCGGTTCCGCATCCGCTCGGTGTTCTTTTACATTTTCGCCTGGATCGTCTTGTTCGCCGGCGCCCTGCTCAATATTTTGGCTGCCTATAAGCTGATTCCCCTGAACTTCTGGTCGCTGTATTCGATCCGGTTCGGCTCGGCCGCCGAGACGGTTCTTCTGTCGCTTGCGCTTGCCGACCGATTCAACGGCATCCGTCATGAGAAGACGCTTGAGGAGAAGCAGGGAGCACTGCTCAAGCAGCTGCACGAGACGACGAAGAGACTGACATCCACGCATGATCTGGACGAGCTGCTTCAATTTACAATGACGAGTCTATCCAAAATTACGGCCTGCGAACATGGCTTTATTCTGCTGGAAAAAGAAGGCGGGTATGAGCTCACAGCCCAGACGGGGGCAGGCCCCTGGTACGGGCTGAATGCTGCGGAACCGGAGAGCGAGGCTTTTCTCCGTCGTCTGATTGTGGAGAAACAGCTGATCCTGCTCTCGGGACATGAGGACCTTTCCCTGCCGGACCCGCTGGCCCGCACTTTTCTCGGCATACCCATTCTGTATCATGACCGCATGATCGGCGCTGTTGTGCTGTACAGCTATTTTGCGAGAAGAATTACAGGGAATGAACGAAGCATTCTGCGCGATTTTGCCGGTCAGGTCGGTATATCCATGGAAAATGTCCGGCTCTTCTCCGAAATCAACCGCCTTGCCTCCATCGACGGTCTGACCGGGGTGTACAACCGCTCTCATTTCTTGAAGCTTGCCCGCCGACATCTGGCCCAATGCCGGAATACGGGAGTCCCCCTGTCGCTGATTATGGTCGATATCGACCATTTCAAGAGCATCAACGACAGGTACGGCCATCTTATGGGAGACAAGGTCATTCAGGAGACGGTGAAACGGCTGGCTGAGCTGGCTCAGCCCCGCGGCATAATCGGCCGGTATGGAGGAGAAGAGTTCGTCCTTGTGCTTCCGGGCGTCACCGCGCCGCAGGCGATCCGTCTGGCGGAAATTATGCGCAAGAGCATTGCGGCCTCGCCAGTCTCCATGCAGGGGCAGTCTATCAGTTATACGATCAGCCTGGGCCTTTCATCGCTCGGTCCGGATACGCACGAGATCACCTCGCTGGTGGATCAGGCGGACCGGGCGCTGTACCTCGCGAAGGAGAGCGGCCGCAACAGTGTCAAAACCTTATAG
- a CDS encoding MDR family MFS transporter: protein MNSGALSARNNKVLVMAGLLIGLIFTELDETVVSTAMPTIIRQLHGLALYGWVAGIYMLALTLFMPILGKLADLYGRKRIYLSCMTLFIGGSLISGLAQSMTMLLAGRAIQGIGAGGLMPLALVIIGELFPLEQRAKIQSLFGPLMIIPQLLGPTLGGYIVGHLSWHWVFLINLPVGALAAILLSKGLNETRSEDKPRIDWAGAGTLMSALLTLLLAPVLIDNQGYAWSSPVILALLAASLLLFTLFVIIERRASEPLIPLHLFRNRNVVVLSVLVFTLMLGIMGGIALFPFFAQNVMGLTPTASGYMTLAFMAGAIPTSIVFGFLITRIAYRTLFISFFTLPILGFFLLSHIGVHTGVLYIIASFVILGIGMGALFGGDNLIVQESVDKKDSGIALSTVQLFQSLGATIGLSVFGSLLSGHISSGVEPLKNQLPPGTADNLAAGGIPAGISPGLADEVRGVFAHAFQNIFSISLIFVIATFIICWFLKKEVLTPEKEEEAAA, encoded by the coding sequence ATGAATTCCGGCGCTTTATCCGCCAGAAACAACAAAGTTCTGGTCATGGCCGGCCTTCTGATCGGCCTGATCTTCACGGAGCTTGACGAGACCGTGGTATCGACGGCGATGCCCACCATCATCCGCCAGCTCCACGGTCTGGCCCTGTACGGCTGGGTGGCAGGCATCTACATGCTCGCCCTCACCCTGTTCATGCCGATTCTCGGCAAGCTGGCCGATCTGTACGGCCGCAAGCGCATCTACTTAAGCTGCATGACGCTGTTCATCGGCGGCTCACTGATCAGCGGGCTCGCCCAGTCCATGACGATGCTGCTCGCCGGCCGGGCCATCCAGGGCATCGGCGCGGGCGGCCTGATGCCGCTGGCGCTCGTCATTATCGGCGAGCTCTTCCCCCTGGAGCAGCGCGCCAAAATCCAGAGCCTCTTCGGCCCGCTCATGATTATCCCGCAGTTGCTCGGCCCTACGCTCGGCGGCTACATCGTCGGGCATCTCAGCTGGCATTGGGTGTTCCTGATCAATCTGCCGGTAGGCGCTCTCGCCGCCATTCTGCTCTCCAAAGGGCTGAATGAGACCCGCAGCGAAGATAAGCCCCGGATCGACTGGGCCGGAGCAGGTACGCTGATGTCCGCTCTGCTCACTCTGCTTCTGGCGCCTGTGCTGATTGACAACCAGGGCTATGCCTGGTCATCTCCGGTCATCCTTGCACTGCTGGCGGCATCTCTTCTGCTGTTCACACTGTTTGTAATCATCGAGCGGCGGGCGAGCGAGCCGCTCATCCCGCTGCACCTGTTCCGCAACCGGAACGTCGTCGTCCTCTCCGTCCTCGTCTTCACTCTGATGCTAGGCATCATGGGAGGCATCGCCCTGTTCCCGTTTTTTGCACAGAATGTCATGGGCCTGACGCCGACAGCCTCCGGCTATATGACTCTGGCCTTTATGGCAGGGGCGATCCCGACCAGTATCGTGTTCGGTTTCCTGATCACCCGCATCGCTTACCGGACACTGTTCATCAGCTTCTTCACGCTTCCGATATTGGGATTCTTCCTGCTGTCCCATATCGGCGTACACACCGGAGTCCTGTACATCATCGCCAGCTTCGTCATTCTGGGCATCGGGATGGGGGCCCTGTTCGGAGGGGACAACCTCATCGTACAGGAGTCGGTAGACAAGAAGGACAGCGGGATCGCACTCTCCACCGTCCAGCTGTTCCAGTCACTCGGTGCGACTATCGGGCTCAGCGTGTTCGGCAGCCTGCTGTCCGGACATATCAGCAGCGGTGTCGAGCCGCTTAAAAATCAGCTGCCGCCGGGTACGGCGGACAATCTGGCGGCGGGCGGCATTCCCGCCGGCATTTCGCCGGGCCTTGCGGACGAGGTGAGGGGTGTATTCGCCCACGCTTTCCAGAACATTTTCTCCATCTCGCTGATCTTCGTCATAGCGACCTTCATCATCTGCTGGTTCCTCAAGAAGGAAGTGCTGACTCCAGAGAAGGAGGAAGAAGCCGCGGCCTGA